GGGCAGTAGGGACGGCGTGTCTTTCTTGCAGATCGAGCACAGTGGGGGAGAAAAGGCCTTTTAGAAGAAACTTCTTCccgaaaggaaaacaaaaagaggaaggCGCTGCATTTTAAGCACAGCAGTTTGGGGCATGCATGGATGTAACAACTATGACCAAGTATTTGcacatgtgagtgtgttttcCAAGTTCCAGAGCTACATGTTGGACTTTCTATTCACTGATGCATCAGATTAACTGTTTCTCCGACAGTTTCCTTTTGGAAATTCTCATTGTGGCATCAAGACACGATGCTCTGATTTATGGTCATTGTCTTCTGATCATCCTCTTCATTTCATTCTGGCTCGTCCAACCCATATAGATATGTTTGAAAAGAATGCAAACTAATAGGTGGCCTCATCCCATTCTCCTGCAGAGACCCTGTTTGGGGAGATGCTGATTTATTGAATCCTGCCTGAACTCCCtgacaacaatgagggtttgtATTCATTATGCAGGGGGaccaagttgtttttttttttgtctaatgaCCTCAGATCCATGCGCAGGCCCATTACTGTCCACAAGATGTGGGAAAGCCgatgaaacaaaaaaggagCTGCTCTCTGTGCCCCTTTTGTTCGGGCCCCAGACTGTTGTCGGAGCAGGACGTGTGAGCGATCCACTCATTAACACATTCAAATCCCCGAGTCTTCATGGAAGGATTATCTCCATCACCCCCGTGTAACTGCATGTATTAGCATGACAATGTGgaaatcaaagcaaaaatgttTAGATGCTTAATTGTTCTGGAGTTTATTATTTCATGATACATTGTCTCGTGGGGTACTTCAGCTAGATGAGATACCTCACAACTAATCTCATTTTAGGTGAAAACCCATCTGTAGACGTTGTGCATGTAGTGTGTTAAAAAGAGAGGCATTTTTAGAATGTTTACCAACCTTTCCTTGCAACTTATTCTGCTTTAAGATCACGGTTTGCTTCCAGAAAATGGTGCTCAGTGCATCATTAAACAATATTTCACCCCATCCTTTCATTTCCAGGTGAACACTCTCTATTCGTGTCCCTGGAAATGCTTTGTGTGTTGTTGCCTGCCAACTTGCTGGTTTTAACTGTAATTAGAGCTTCATTTCTCTTTTCATCTGGACTGGCTGGACAGCGTGATCGTTGCCAGGCACCTGAGTAGAGGTGGAAACCAATTACCGGTGGAGGTATAGTGTGTCACTCCAATATGTCTCTCTCTCgtcatgtgtgtttgtcttttgtcttcCCCCCCTTTACTTTCTCCCTGGATCCTTGGCAATGTAAATGGATTTATACATTTACACACTATTCTCTCTTAGTCAGAGGCAAATATACCGAAAGAGCCTCCATGCCAATCTACCGACAAAAGGCTTTGGCTTATATCCGGAGTCACTTAGGTAAATGGATGTCATCGCCACCTTCAAAATGCTCATTTTATTAGCAGGGCTCAAATGGGGCTTAAAGGTCAGAGCATTAGTTAAAATGCTGAAGCACATGATGAATGTGGTGCATTACAGTCACTCAGagatggcagcagagagaagaaaagtCATGCAGAATTATGATAAGAGAATGtggcttcaaatgctgttaacaaatattaatttaatccttaatctttttgtttgttatttcttAATGGAGTTTATGCAAATGGCGCCCTGGTTTGGTTTGGCTTCTCGTCCATTAGAGCGATCTGGAACACTGGATGAATCAAACCAACAATCAAGGTAACCTCCACTGCTATCTCACCCTAAATTATGAATGCAAATTGGCAccatgtttcttcactgtcagagatACCAAGCAGTGAGGtgaatatataattgtgggactttttgtatcataactgacattttttgcagttttcaggcctaaaatcaacatggctacCAATAATCAAACACCACATGGGATTTTTTTACAGGAAGATTCTACTAAAAGATTCTCCTCCTGGCCTACAAAACATtcacaagaacggccccagcctacctggattccctgatccaggtctactccatTTCACACCCACTTCGCTCTGcgtgtgagagacgcctggtgcttccagcccagcatgGCTCAATATCTcaagtcagactcttctcctcttttgttcccaaatggtggaacaaactctgtgcgttctgctgggCCCCTTtatacttttaagagacaattgaagactcaattgttcagagaacacctaggcacttaatccaactacaccttaggggtagaataagtcaggtggtccaaaacccagcacttatttagcgctgacaaagttgaaaaaacaaacaaataagggggggggggggtgccaACTCTtttgcaacttgatggcaacacctttgaccaatcgcactcaaagcacttttgacttactacaggtttttctttatgtctgaattcttgcttgtgttggacgtcgctttggacaaaagcatctgctaaatgaaattgtagaattgtagaattgtaaaaattatatataaaattcagcaaatctgaaattgaaagttattgaTGAATGGTTCAGTGACCTCAGCCTTGCCATAGTGAAAAGACAACACAAGAAGTTGTGCCTACTTACAGAACAATCTGTGGTCAGTGCAGGCCAGGTGAAGTAGAGACAGAGATGCACTTCCTCTTAGAATGtgacaaatattttttatataggACAGGAACATTTTACGAACCTCGACTTGTTGGGCAAAAACTTCacagatgaaaaagaaaaggaaatgatTCTACTAGAAGAGAAACATGCAGCATACCCAGCTGCCCAATATGTGACTGCATATCCCAGATATTCTacttattacttttattttgatttctttttaatattttcacctcatttttttttttttaaattacactaTCTGTTGTTCTTTGGCTGTCCCATTAACCTGTTAATTTGTAGTTGTTACAATACATCAACCTGGATTAAAACTggataagacaaaaacaaaaagagcatCTGCATCCTCATCTCTCAGTGTGAgcctataatacattttcagCAGCAGTGCCACAGAAATGCTTCTTTTCATATAAATTGGCCTCTTCTCTGAGGAGCCATCGCCatggtgaaatgtcttcatgGCCACTGCTTCCTTTAGTTCACAGAGGAGATGAGAGATGAGGAAAGAGGCTGTAATTGCAAGAACACAATGGTAAATGCAGTTAATGATAAACAACGTCCTTTAATTGAtaatgaaatggaaataaatggaaatgcaTGCCACAGAGAGATGCAGGAGAGACTAGGAAAGATGTGAAGCTTTCTCCAAATGACAGCATCTCTTCTAATCTTTCCTttggattttcttcctgatgctTGCCAAAAATTTAAGACTGCCTGATTTGTTAACTCCTAACATGTGACATCTAACCCTGAGTGCAACATTTATgctttaaaacagcagcagacatcTGTCTGAGTCAGTTCTCTGGAGTTATACAGTAGGTTAACTTCACTGGCTCTGTGTTAGtgagtgagggagagagaatCGATCCTCTCTTGTTTTAGCAACAGTAAATCAATACCTTCTCACAGAGTAAAACCAAAGCACGCTGTCCTGCCTCTGCAGTTTACGGCTGAGCATGTATTGAACTTCAGGATGCCTACATCTGGTTTCTGCAGTGATTCTGTGAAGTCCTGGCAAATGACTGATTTGCAAAGATTTATGCGTAAAATGCTGATACGCACCAAAAGTGGTAATTTGGTGCTGATGCGCCGTGGatacaaacacgcacacacacaccttactcCCCCAGgctagagagagagagcgagagacggagagagagggagagagagatgcTGCGACGACTCAACTTGCAGCTGACTGAGCGGAGAGGACGCATGTGGCTGCACTCCGGCTGCTGCGTCCATGGATCCAAACGACTGCTTGTTGTTTCTCTGAATGCATAGATAATGAGAGGACGATCTGTTAATTAACACGGGAGGATACAGCCCCCGGCACCGCCTGGCTGGCACGCACACTGACACATTCCTCTCGGCATTATGGACGGGTTGCAGGCAGAAAACGCCGGAGTTGGTGGCATCGGGGAGAACGCGGAGGAAAAGTATCGCGCCCTCGCCTATGACACCGCTCTGAGCACTCTGGTGGCCGTGGCCCTGTACGTGGTGGTGAAAGTGAGCCTGGACGGATTCAGACAGTGGCGGGCCAGGATCTCGGTGCTCATCGTGGGTTCGGGACCCGTGGGGCTGACGGCCGCGCTGGTCGCTGTCCGCTCCGGGAAGGTGCTGAAGCTGACCGTGCTGGATGAGAGGTACCGGACCGCGCTGCTCTGCCGACCCCAGCAGATCGCCCTGGACCCGCGCAGCGTGAAGTTTCTGCTGGGACTCGGCGTGGACTTTGATAACATGGAGGGCTGCTGGCACAACGAGCATTTCTTCACCAGAATAGGCGTGTTTCAGGAGTACCTGCTGAGCATCCTGGAGCAGAAGAAGCAGAGGGTGGATGTGAAGGTGCAGCTGGGGACCAAGGTAGGACTGATTCCACGTTAGACCATTATCAGTCATCttattgtgtctgtgtgcaacatatCTTACCTCAGTGCTCTCAGGTGAAGTACTCCTCCTGTGGTATTCTCACATTATGTAAAGGCACCTATAATACATCAGCACAGAGAAGAGGAAGACTCCAAGTCCCACTTCATCTTGTGGTGACTGTACCTCTGTAAGCTGTCAAAACCTGATCCTCCCTAAGTGACAGTGGTCAAAGAAAAGACTCCAGCAGGGGTCTGATAGCAATCAACAGTGATGTTGACAGAGATGTCTGTCCCCACTTCCAGTCACAAGTCTCCTCTGGCTCTTGAGTGAACAAAGCTGATACTGtagctcacttttttttttcacaacatattTTCCCTCACTGAGCAAAACTGTACTCATTGGTGGCTGTCAGTTGTTTGGGAGCTATCATCCTTCTATTTCTGTAAATTAATTTGCTCATTCAAAGCAGATGTTCTACAGAGATATTCAACAATTTCCTCGGAGCCTCTCCTCACACAACGTTGTATAATGTCAGATGGAAAGTGGCTCATCCATTGAAATAACCTCTTATGTAAGCTGACCTCAAACCTGAGGAGAGTTCCTTTCTACAGTTTATAGGCCAGtggaaaataaatgacagaattATAGTAAACAAACTCCAATCCCAACGCATTAGAGcgtcaaaataaaatgtaatccTATTTGGATTCCAACGGATTTATTCACAGATTTCTCAAAGGATTTTTTGAACGTACCAAAATGTTAGTTCTGGCACCTGATTTTTTAGCACTCTGAATGTACCAGATGTTGTGCATGTTGGTGTAAAAGCAAGAGTTATCTCTGTGTGTACTTCATAACAGcccccacctcctccagctACACTTCAGCTTAGGACAAAGAAAGAACACTGAAAACCTTGGAATAGTTTCTCAGAGAGAAGCTGTCAGCGCTCAGAGTGGGAAAACAATGATTAAATGTTCAGTGAATATTTGTGTCATGGCTGGAAACTGCAGCCCACTCTTTATCACTGCTCTGTTAAAGTTCAGTGTCACTGTCTGTGTTTTGACAAggctttcatttcattttagacGTCTCTTTGCTCCTACTCATCAAACAGTAGGAAATGTAATTTAATCTCTTACACTGTCTTAGCTGATCCTCCTCTCTGACCCCAGCTAGCTTTTCTTTCCTAATAGCTGCTGTCCTCCCTGTTATGCTGTGACTCACCAACCTTTGGAAGATGGAGGACAAGGTCAGAAGGCTCTTTGATCACAACTATTTCAGTTTGGTTTAGAGTTGCTGCCAAGTTCCCTATTTCCCCTTGATCTGACAGGACAGTGGGTTTGGTGACGGATATTTTTACCCTTCTCGCCTGTCAAAGCTTCAAAGGTCTGAGAATGCAAAAAGGGGTCTTTTAAATCACCTGTTCTCTATAGTCTAAATGGATTAACCATAGATCTCTCAGGCTGCTAAGCATTATAGCCGCAGCATGGCTCTTTTATTCTCCCTTTCAGCCTGTCAGCCTGTCCTCAACTTGTTTTGGCCTGCTCTTTCTATGCACAGGCAAGTAGCTGGTGTTTTACTGAGGGGCAGTGGAGCATACATCGGCGTAGGAGCTAATAAATCTCCCTGAGAGCTGTACTGTTGCGAAGACAAGCACAGCCTCTGGAGCTCATGTAAATGGTTTGTACTGGTATATTGCATTATAACCCACCTGCCTCTAGATGAAGAGGAAGTGGTGGAAGGAGAAATCAAATCCTCTGGTCATGCAGAAGTCCGGATGAATTAGCAGTAagatttatataaaataaaagtacaagTTCTAGTATTTTGAAGTGAAGAGTTTTAAGTGTTTCTCATTTATTCTGTACTGCCTCTATACTATTTTTTCtccttggagctgctgtaatggTGAACTTTacctcatctcatctcatctcatctcatctcatctcatctcatctcatctcatctcatctcatctcatctcatctcatcgtATCGTCCATTAGGCAGTCAACTGATAATCAGCAGTTGGTTATTATTTTTGGAAATctcttaaatatttttgaaatatttgttccaacttctcaaatgtgaatatttgcaaTATTTCTTCATCTGGAATGTCTTCtggtaaaacaaacatttctgtatcttAAATATGTTACGGCTCAAATGGTGAATAGTTTAGGAAAAAAAACGGCAGATTAATCAATACTAAAAATATCTGTAAGTTGCAGCACTAGCAGCATTTGAGGGAGTTTGCTGGTGGACTAGCTATGATACACATATTTgcataaaacaaccaataaTACAATACAATTTCAAAGTGAAAAATCCAGTGTTTACAAGCTGCGCAAAGCTGTAAACTAAACTATCTGCTTCCTCTTGTTGTTTTAGTTCACAGAGGATTATCTGCGGCGGATTCCACACAATGACTGGCCACGCGTGATTGTGGTGGCTGATGGGTCGTGCGGTGACTCCTGCTCCGTGTTGGGGATCAGCTCCGACTACACGGTGGAGTCCTGCCATGCATATGGAGCCAATGCAACCATAGAGAGATTAGATCAGAGACAGGTGAGGAAACACACACGCCATCTGTGTATGCCCACATGAGCATACACACCGAGGCAATAATCAACAGGTTGCTGTTTGTGTAAAGAATGAAAATGGCGACCAGGTCTGGCCTCGTCAGAATCATCTGATGTGGACTCGCCAGCAGCAGCTGAAATGTCACATAAACAGCCACATTTCAGCAGACTGTTGGGATCTCGTCAATATCAACACTGGctctgttttgattttctccTCGAATTTGATAAGAGCAGCTGCTGTTCTGATGGAGGCAGGTGATGGTGACAGTGTGGCTTTTGATTTATTATCCCTGGACAGACTCATAATCTGCTCCCTGCTAGGTGAATATGAATTAAGATATCAAAACATCACCTGCATGGTTTTCCACATAGTGCACCAAAGGTTATTCTTCATTATATAAGCAAACACTTCCTTGAACAATGACTCAGTGATGTTACCAGCGGACTCACAAATGGATGAATAGATAAATATAGAACATTTCTACTAAATAGCCACTTCTAAGAATGCAGTCCAAACAATATAAGTCATTCTTTCCTTTACAATTTTATATTATATAAGATACTGTTGAGACATGAAATTTGTAATATCCTGCTGCTCTACACTGGTGGAGACATTTAATATGCATGCAAATGATATTTGCAGCGGTTGTCTTCTCTTGACCCCGTGCAGATCAGCAGACATTAGCCACTGCTAATAATTGTATGATTCATACAGACTGACTCTTGTGGACGAAAGGTTGCTcattgtattatattttattatagaTTATCTCCGCTGACAACACCGAAGCTTAATTTAGAGGAAGAAATAAACACGTTGAGGTGGAAAGCTTCCAGGCTAATATCTGACTAATATCTCAACACGAGCTTGTCTctcttgttgttttatgctgccaTAACCATTCATATCACGTTCTCTTTAGTGGCTGTGTGTCTGCCTTTTATTGGCCCCTTTTCTCCCTGGCTGTTTCCTGTAGTGATTGAATTTACTTCCCAGGATATGACCTGGCCGTTCCTACTGTTCCTTCCATCGCCCCCCCACTCGCTGCTCTGTATCTCCCTCG
This window of the Acanthochromis polyacanthus isolate Apoly-LR-REF ecotype Palm Island chromosome 8, KAUST_Apoly_ChrSc, whole genome shotgun sequence genome carries:
- the si:dkey-234i14.6 gene encoding uncharacterized protein si:dkey-234i14.6, producing the protein MDGLQAENAGVGGIGENAEEKYRALAYDTALSTLVAVALYVVVKVSLDGFRQWRARISVLIVGSGPVGLTAALVAVRSGKVLKLTVLDERYRTALLCRPQQIALDPRSVKFLLGLGVDFDNMEGCWHNEHFFTRIGVFQEYLLSILEQKKQRVDVKVQLGTKFTEDYLRRIPHNDWPRVIVVADGSCGDSCSVLGISSDYTVESCHAYGANATIERLDQRQVPTPEIRAHSLYFDLSAYGVEALREHRNPTTKPGFHLKIYGTFRNRYMALVCPASDTKMVRFLRHTANSSIMKNIFHQSFNAYKTDIEPRLSDVTLHHMQCSRRLFEIQLSHRRISAAYIEGDNVAVTVEGEAARVLNFDTGCGVNLGMRGLESMGTFIYRTATAVDQNDILEALSAKMQHSRQVAETFKQTGLTESMYE